In Streptomyces pluripotens, the genomic window ACCTCCCGGACTTCGTGACCGACCGGACCGAGACCCCGGCGGACACGAACTCGATGGGGGTCAAGGGAGTCGGCGAGGCGGGCACGATCGCCTCGACTCCCGCCGTCGTCAACGCCGTGGTGGACGCGCTCCGACCACTGGGCGTGCGGGACGTGCGGATGCCCTGTTCACCCCACCGAATCTGGCAGGCACTCCACTCGGCCCGCTCCGGCGGGGCCGCCGGAGCGGGTGCCGGCCAGTCCGGTGAGCCGGGAAAGGAGACCGCGGCATGATTCCCCCCGCGTTCGAGTACGTTCGTCCCACGAGCGTGGACGAGGCGGTGCGCGCTCTCGCAGACGCCGGCGAGGAGGCGAAGGTGCTGGCCGGCGGCCAGAGCCTGCTGCCGCTGCTGAGGCTGCGGCTGGCCTTCCCGGAACTTCTGGTGGACGTCGGCCGGGTCCCGGAACTGCGTGGTGTCCGCGAGGACGGCGACACGCTCGTGATCGGCGCGATGACGACGCACCACGACGTCGTCCACAACCCGCTGGTGCGCCGGTACGCCGGTCTCCTGGCCCAGGCGACCGCCACGGTGGCCGATCCTGCGGTGCGGCACCGGGGCACTCTGGGCGGCTCGCTGGCGCACGCCGACCCGGCCGGCGATCTGCCCGCTGTGGCCCTGGCCCTGGACGCCGAACTCGTCGTGACCGGGCCGGGCGGGCGGCGCACGGTGCCAGCCCGGGAGTTCTTCGTCGACTACCTCCAGTCGGCGCTGGCGCCTGACGAACTCCTGGTGGAAGTGCGGGTGCCGAAGACGGACGGCTGGGATTTCCACTACGAGAAGTTCCACCTGGTCGCCCAGTCCTGGGCCGTCGTCGGCGTCGCGGCGCTGGTGCGACGCGCCGACGGGCATATCGCCGAGGCCCGGATCGCACTGACCAACATGGGCTCGACGCCGCTACGGGCCACGACGGCGGAGCAGGCGCTGACCGGCGCCGACGCCGCCGAAGCCGTCGAACGGGCTGCGCAGGTGGCGGCCGAGGGCACCCGCCCGTCCCAGGACCTGTTCGCCTCGCCCGAGTACCGGGAGCACCTCGCGCGGGTACTCACCAGGCGCGCGGTACTGACCGCCAGCGGGATGGGGTGAGCGCCGATCACCCGGATGACCGACCCGGAGCAGGTGCGGGCCCGCCTGGAGGAGACGGGGTACCTCGTCGACGAAGGACTGGCTGTGACCTGTTTCCTGGCGCTGAGACTGCACCGGCCGCTGTTCTGCGAGGGCGACGCGGGCGTGGGGAAGACCGCGCTCGCGACCGCGCTCGCCGAGGCGCTCGGCGCGCCGCTGATCCGTCTGCAGTGCCACGAGGGCATCGACGCCTCCCAGGCCCTGTACGACTGGGACTTCCCTCGCCAGCTCCTGCACCTGCGGGCCGCCGAGGCCGCCGGGGTACAGGACGCGGACCGGCTGGAGAGTGAGTTGTACGACCGTCGGTTCCTCATCGCCCGGCCACTGCTGCAAGCCCTGCAGACCCAGCCGTCGGTGCTGCTGGTCGACGAGATCGACCGGGCCGACGACGAGTTCGAGGCGTTCCTGCTGGAACTGCTGTCGGAGTACTCCGTCACGATCCCCGAACTGGGCACGCTGCGGGCGCAGGAACCACCCGTGGTCGTGCTGACCTCGAACCGGACCCGGGAGGTGCACGACGCACTGAAGCGACGGTGTCTGTACCACTGGTTCGACCATCCCTCTTTCGCTCGCGAACTGGCCATCGTGCGGCGCCGTCTGCCGCAGGTACCCGAACGGCTCGCCGAGCAGGTCACGGCACTGGTGCAGACGCTCCGGGGTGCGGACCTGCTCAAGCCGCCAGGTGTGGCCGAGACGATCGACTGGGCCCAGGCGCTGGACGCACTGGGGGCCAGCGAGGTGGATGCGGAGCTGGCCGTGACGACACTGGGCTCGGTGTTGAAGTACCGGGAGGACGCGGACCGGGCGCGGGGGCTCGATCTGGCGGCGGTCCTGGCAGCCCGGGGAGCGTGACGGCGATGAGCAGCGCAGCGAGCGGGGCGGGCCGGCCGCCGCCGCGGACGGAGACCGTACCGCTGGGGGCAGCCGCCACGGCGCTCGCGGCGGACGCCGTGCTGCTCGGTTTCGTGCGCGCCCTGCGGTCGGCGGGTTTGGACGCCAGCGCCGAGCGGCTGTACGCCTTCCTGCGCGCCATCGACCTCCTGGGTCCAGGGAAGCGGGCCGATGTGTACTGGGCGGGGCGGGCGACACTGTGCGGCGGACACGATGACCTGGAGCGGTACGAGAGGGTGTTCGCAGCGTACTTCGGGACACCCGGCGGGTCCGCGCCGCGCAGGGATCAGGCGGCTGCGCCACCCCGGCTCGGGCTCGCCACCCGGGCGGCGTCCACCGCCCGGCGCGGACCCGGCGGAAGCGAGCCGCCGGGCCCGCACACCGCCACGCTGGCCAGCTCCGCCGAGGTGCTGCGGCACCGAGACGTGGCCGGATTGGACGCCGGCGAACGCGCCCAACTGCACCGCCTGCTCGCCGCGTTCGCGCTCCAGGGGCAGACCCGACGCTCGGCGCGGCGGCGGCCCGCCAGGCGCGGGGACGTGGACCCGCGCCGTACCGTACGGGAGCTGCTGCGGCGCGGCGGGGAGCCGGCCCGGCTGCGGCGGCACACGCGGGTGACGCAGCCCCGGCGGATCGTCCTACTCGTCGACGTGAGCGGCTCGATGGCACCGTACGCCGACGCGCTGCTGCGGTTCGCGCACGCCGCGGTGCGTGGGGGTCGCACGGAGGTGTTCACGATCGGCACCCGGCTGACCCGGGTGACCCGTGAACTCGCCCACCGCGACCCCGACCTGGCGATGGCCGCCCTCGCGCAGGCCGTGCCCGACTGGCGCGGCGGCACCCGGCTGGGTGAGTTGCTGCGTGAGTTCCTGATCCGCTGGGGGCAGCGCGGCATGGCGCGCGGTGCGGTCGTCGTACTGCTCTCGGACGGCTGGGAGCGCGGCGATCCGGAGCTGCTCGGCACGCAGATGCGCCGTCTGCACACGCTGGCCCACCAGGTGATCTGGGCCAACCCGCGCAAGGCCCGCCCCGGGTACGCGCCACTGGCTGCCGGTATGGCGGCGGCTCTGCCCAGCGTGGACGCGTTCGTCGAGGGGCACAGCCTTGCGGCGCTGGAGCGGCTGGCGTCGGTGGTACGCGGGGCAGCGAGCCGTGCGACCCCGGTGAAAGGAGCAGAGCGTGCGTGAGATCCTGCCGGCGCTGGAACGCTGGTACACGGCCCGGGTCCCCTTCGGGCTCGCCACGGTGGTCGCGGTCAGCCGCAGTGCGCCGCGAGGGCCCGGCGCCGCCATGGCGGTGGGCCCCGGTGACGAGGTCGTGGGCAGCGTGTCCGGGGG contains:
- a CDS encoding FAD binding domain-containing protein; protein product: MIPPAFEYVRPTSVDEAVRALADAGEEAKVLAGGQSLLPLLRLRLAFPELLVDVGRVPELRGVREDGDTLVIGAMTTHHDVVHNPLVRRYAGLLAQATATVADPAVRHRGTLGGSLAHADPAGDLPAVALALDAELVVTGPGGRRTVPAREFFVDYLQSALAPDELLVEVRVPKTDGWDFHYEKFHLVAQSWAVVGVAALVRRADGHIAEARIALTNMGSTPLRATTAEQALTGADAAEAVERAAQVAAEGTRPSQDLFASPEYREHLARVLTRRAVLTASGMG
- a CDS encoding AAA family ATPase, translated to MTDPEQVRARLEETGYLVDEGLAVTCFLALRLHRPLFCEGDAGVGKTALATALAEALGAPLIRLQCHEGIDASQALYDWDFPRQLLHLRAAEAAGVQDADRLESELYDRRFLIARPLLQALQTQPSVLLVDEIDRADDEFEAFLLELLSEYSVTIPELGTLRAQEPPVVVLTSNRTREVHDALKRRCLYHWFDHPSFARELAIVRRRLPQVPERLAEQVTALVQTLRGADLLKPPGVAETIDWAQALDALGASEVDAELAVTTLGSVLKYREDADRARGLDLAAVLAARGA
- a CDS encoding vWA domain-containing protein — protein: MSSAASGAGRPPPRTETVPLGAAATALAADAVLLGFVRALRSAGLDASAERLYAFLRAIDLLGPGKRADVYWAGRATLCGGHDDLERYERVFAAYFGTPGGSAPRRDQAAAPPRLGLATRAASTARRGPGGSEPPGPHTATLASSAEVLRHRDVAGLDAGERAQLHRLLAAFALQGQTRRSARRRPARRGDVDPRRTVRELLRRGGEPARLRRHTRVTQPRRIVLLVDVSGSMAPYADALLRFAHAAVRGGRTEVFTIGTRLTRVTRELAHRDPDLAMAALAQAVPDWRGGTRLGELLREFLIRWGQRGMARGAVVVLLSDGWERGDPELLGTQMRRLHTLAHQVIWANPRKARPGYAPLAAGMAAALPSVDAFVEGHSLAALERLASVVRGAASRATPVKGAERA